A section of the Flavobacteriales bacterium genome encodes:
- a CDS encoding FG-GAP repeat protein produces the protein MTGIGDLNGDGVPELVAGHSTYNGGRGAVWVLFMNEEGGVDDHVLISNSSGGLGAVLDPGDSFGSRVTNAGDLNTDGRSELAVIASGDDDGGTDHGAVHILFLTDSGTVSSTSKISDTQGGFTGTMTNGNRFAGALGGVGDLNGDTIPDLAVGSYLSNTGGSQRGALWILHMKDDGTVESHQQISSQSTWPGGSPLANSSQFGFSVCGLGDLDGNGHQDIAVTARYHYNGPGLARGRVWILFRGVGGSISAVQAIAPGGTGGLATTITGAGGHFGWSIANAGDVNGDGVVDMLISARQQDVDHINDGALFIGYLTSAGTLSHEEMISENDGLQNDTLDLQNYSYFGASAALLGDISGDGSPDLAVSASHHPSGGTERGKVYVLELEPKPMIVEVLTSTAHLDTLAAVDINVLGGARPYRYILGDPLVVDSVLTGWADAADTSGLASIGVPTWGLFRLDRSHVQPILLTPPEALPTGSYKLLVIDAASDTAETAFTLGQDLQAASAEQVTLSDGHRVTKTGSSGWADGRWSGRNTVCGTDRCWVQFRAAAEPILAAVGLSPFGAAALDGYEQMTYGILLSGDSVQIIHGGSLHSTTASVNTEEEYMVELTDGQVHFSNTQGLLASFEQVHGADCLSLDVAIHTSGTGVVDLRTDAPASFTVRDSLVHGGALDPSSGAVHLTFLPDTGSYSTTWNNAAGASSRSGLGTETWSTRSTSTYFGVGAPRVVHVGQRHHWEEATVHAVRADQRGQTIARKSGGTGWGPVHLTVNSSNTLVDHRLLCVPVVADTARPEFVAGWRAEGDSSVVASWLVRPFGPAWTLAHAIGPDSALTSVLVRPMDELQIVSTVNGRAFLLNQDTVAIDSTTAPVGPFRTMIAFRDTLSEVQQVRGSMAVPLILSTEELAGGFPLSLVTPSLDTITGISGGQLTAILDPGPVPGDHELIVAATDTTVALTFLFELDSGHVTNVRLVVEDTTYAMDPSQVSTAPPNVVSLFDEPRSTGTEAPAAIHLLLEENFLMTPNDDDHYDEFRVLGVDPRTDYELTITDRQQNILFQTTDAGSAWNGKYMNTGSASADGIYVYRIEVDGEVIEGYFQLKN, from the coding sequence GTGACCGGAATTGGTGATCTGAACGGGGATGGCGTACCCGAGCTGGTCGCAGGGCACAGTACCTACAACGGCGGTCGAGGGGCGGTATGGGTCCTGTTCATGAATGAAGAAGGTGGCGTGGACGACCATGTGCTGATCAGCAACAGCAGCGGTGGGCTCGGCGCGGTTCTCGATCCAGGGGACTCCTTTGGTTCAAGGGTCACCAATGCGGGGGACCTGAACACGGATGGCCGATCGGAACTCGCGGTAATCGCCTCAGGAGATGACGACGGTGGCACCGACCATGGCGCCGTGCACATCCTCTTCCTGACCGATTCCGGCACGGTCTCCAGCACGAGCAAGATCTCCGACACACAGGGAGGCTTCACGGGTACCATGACCAATGGTAACCGGTTCGCCGGTGCGCTCGGAGGCGTAGGAGACTTGAACGGGGACACCATTCCCGACCTGGCGGTCGGATCCTACCTGTCCAACACGGGAGGCAGTCAACGTGGAGCACTATGGATCCTGCATATGAAGGATGACGGCACCGTAGAGTCGCACCAACAGATCAGCTCGCAGAGCACTTGGCCTGGTGGAAGCCCGCTTGCGAACAGTTCACAATTCGGTTTCAGTGTCTGTGGCTTGGGTGATCTGGATGGTAACGGCCATCAGGATATCGCCGTTACCGCCCGTTACCACTACAACGGACCAGGACTTGCCCGCGGACGTGTATGGATCCTGTTCAGGGGCGTTGGTGGCAGCATCAGTGCTGTGCAAGCCATCGCACCAGGAGGTACTGGCGGACTGGCCACCACGATCACAGGGGCGGGTGGACATTTCGGCTGGAGCATTGCGAACGCGGGCGATGTGAACGGCGACGGTGTTGTGGACATGCTCATTTCCGCGCGCCAACAGGATGTGGACCATATCAATGACGGCGCGCTGTTCATCGGCTATCTCACAAGCGCAGGCACGTTGAGCCATGAAGAGATGATCAGTGAGAATGATGGGCTCCAGAATGACACGCTCGACCTCCAGAACTACAGCTATTTCGGTGCATCCGCTGCCCTGCTTGGTGACATAAGCGGCGACGGATCCCCGGACCTAGCGGTCTCCGCCAGCCACCATCCCTCCGGAGGCACCGAACGCGGCAAGGTGTATGTCCTCGAACTCGAACCCAAACCCATGATCGTTGAGGTGCTCACCTCGACCGCGCACCTCGATACGCTAGCGGCTGTTGACATCAACGTTCTTGGTGGTGCGCGCCCTTACAGATACATCCTGGGCGATCCCTTGGTGGTCGACAGCGTTCTGACCGGATGGGCCGATGCTGCGGACACCAGCGGATTGGCGTCCATCGGCGTACCGACGTGGGGCCTCTTCCGGCTCGACCGCAGCCATGTCCAGCCGATCCTTCTCACGCCCCCCGAGGCGCTGCCCACTGGGTCCTATAAGCTGCTGGTGATCGATGCGGCATCGGATACCGCGGAAACAGCCTTCACCCTCGGGCAGGACCTCCAAGCAGCATCTGCCGAGCAAGTAACGTTGTCCGATGGCCACCGGGTGACCAAGACCGGAAGTTCGGGCTGGGCTGATGGACGATGGTCCGGACGGAACACGGTATGTGGGACCGATCGTTGCTGGGTGCAGTTCCGTGCAGCTGCCGAGCCGATCCTCGCGGCTGTGGGCCTCAGTCCTTTTGGTGCAGCAGCGCTCGACGGATATGAGCAGATGACCTATGGCATCCTGCTCTCAGGGGACTCGGTACAGATCATCCATGGGGGTTCATTGCATTCGACCACGGCATCCGTGAACACCGAGGAGGAGTACATGGTGGAGCTCACGGACGGGCAGGTCCACTTCTCCAACACACAAGGCCTCCTTGCCTCCTTCGAGCAGGTCCATGGCGCCGATTGTCTCAGCCTCGATGTGGCCATCCACACAAGTGGAACAGGCGTTGTCGATCTGCGCACGGATGCACCAGCCTCCTTCACGGTCAGGGATAGCCTTGTACATGGTGGGGCGCTTGATCCGTCCAGCGGCGCCGTTCACCTCACATTCCTGCCGGATACAGGATCCTATTCGACCACCTGGAACAACGCAGCAGGCGCATCCAGCAGATCTGGGCTTGGTACGGAGACCTGGTCCACCCGGTCGACATCGACCTACTTCGGCGTTGGAGCACCCCGTGTGGTCCACGTCGGGCAGCGCCATCATTGGGAAGAAGCGACCGTGCATGCGGTGCGGGCCGACCAACGTGGACAGACCATTGCACGAAAAAGCGGAGGCACTGGCTGGGGACCTGTACATCTCACGGTGAACAGCTCGAACACCTTGGTGGACCACAGACTCCTCTGCGTGCCTGTGGTCGCGGACACAGCGCGACCGGAGTTCGTGGCCGGCTGGCGCGCAGAGGGCGACAGCAGCGTCGTGGCCTCCTGGCTGGTGCGGCCGTTCGGGCCGGCGTGGACGTTGGCCCATGCGATCGGTCCGGACTCCGCGCTCACCAGCGTGCTGGTCAGGCCAATGGATGAGCTACAGATCGTGAGCACCGTAAATGGAAGGGCCTTCCTGCTCAACCAGGATACTGTGGCGATCGACAGCACAACGGCACCCGTGGGACCGTTCCGGACCATGATCGCATTCCGCGATACGCTGAGCGAGGTCCAGCAGGTGCGCGGTTCGATGGCCGTTCCGCTGATCCTGAGCACCGAGGAGCTTGCCGGCGGTTTCCCCCTTTCCCTCGTAACGCCTTCGTTGGACACCATCACCGGCATCAGTGGTGGCCAGCTTACCGCGATCCTGGATCCCGGACCCGTTCCAGGTGATCATGAGCTGATCGTGGCGGCTACGGACACCACCGTGGCCCTCACCTTCCTGTTCGAGCTCGACAGTGGGCATGTGACCAATGTGCGTCTCGTGGTCGAGGATACCACCTACGCGATGGACCCCTCACAAGTGTCGACCGCCCCGCCGAACGTAGTGTCCCTATTTGATGAGCCTCGCTCCACGGGAACGGAGGCACCCGCGGCCATTCACCTGCTGCTCGAGGAGAACTTCCTGATGACACCGAACGACGACGACCATTACGACGAGTTCCGGGTGCTGGGTGTGGATCCACGAACGGACTATGAGCTCACCATCACGGACCGGCAGCAGAACATCCTCTTCCAGACCACCGATGCAGGATCGGCCTGGAACGGCAAGTACATGAACACCGGTAGCGCCAGCGCGGACGGCATCTACGTGTACCGCATCGAAGTGGACGGCGAAGTGATCGAAGGCTACTTCCAACTCAAGAACTGA
- a CDS encoding OmpH family outer membrane protein: MENRSRMLIATGLLLLVANLALTLGTVLTRPRIAFVRSQELVYGYMGMKDAMAAFQERERSVQANIDTMTRDLERRLTVLRHPGASPTAVDLKAVKQQQQELVNYRGQMTDELARQEEVLLAPVLEQVNTFVERYAKEHGYDVVLGTTASGNLLHGDPAMDVTEDVLTALNNSYEGR, encoded by the coding sequence ATGGAGAACAGGAGCCGCATGCTCATCGCGACCGGCCTGCTGCTGCTGGTGGCGAACCTGGCGCTTACCCTCGGCACGGTGCTCACACGGCCGCGGATCGCCTTCGTACGATCCCAGGAACTGGTGTATGGTTACATGGGCATGAAGGATGCCATGGCGGCCTTTCAGGAACGGGAACGAAGTGTCCAAGCCAACATTGACACCATGACCCGGGACCTGGAGCGGCGACTGACCGTGCTCCGGCATCCGGGTGCCTCGCCGACCGCCGTGGACCTGAAGGCCGTGAAACAGCAACAACAGGAACTCGTGAACTACCGGGGTCAGATGACCGATGAGCTCGCCCGGCAGGAGGAGGTGCTGCTCGCACCGGTGCTGGAGCAGGTGAACACGTTCGTGGAGCGATATGCGAAGGAGCATGGCTACGATGTGGTCCTTGGGACCACGGCATCCGGCAATCTGCTGCACGGCGATCCAGCGATGGACGTGACCGAGGACGTTCTCACCGCCTTGAACAACAGCTACGAAGGGCGATGA